In Populus nigra chromosome 10, ddPopNigr1.1, whole genome shotgun sequence, the following proteins share a genomic window:
- the LOC133704554 gene encoding probable RNA-dependent RNA polymerase 1, with translation MDYDIVPTRMAAEYTIDNITLHFGCQVSKEKFYALWNKENVSVKFGFGNRKIYLFLAYLSTKYKLELSYENIWQIELHRPRGQAKKFLIVQMLGAPKILKKDTDDQWVRDVDFSPSYCIGQSSALCLELPCSGQLPNFRENFPCYKEDEGRFFLEVGSTFCRVSDLVPILREAQGIELPYDIVFKVNSLVQHGYLPGPALDASFYRLINPSRVNIAHIQHALEKLHHSMECCYDPVRWLREEYRKCISTGRLPTPPAVAVDDGLVHVRRVQITPTKVYFRGPEVNLSNRVLRKYPDDIDNFLRVSFVDEDLDKLFSTNISPRTFSAIEGRQTKIYQRILSTQRNGIVIGSKKFEFLGFSSSQLRESSLWMFASRTGLRAADIRKWMGDFREIKNVAKYAARLGQSFGSSRESFNIDEKETEIIPDIEVRSGGVDYVFSDGIGKISAALAHSIAQKFGFLSFTPSAFQIRYGGYKGVVAVDPTSSKKLSLRRSMSKYKSTNTSLDILGWSKYQACYLNREVITLLSTLGVRDHIFQRKQKEAIAQLNAILTDPSSAQEALELMAPGESTNVLKEMLACGYKPGAEPFLAMMLQTFCASKLLDLRTRARIFIPKGRAMMGCLDETRTLGYGQAFVQYSLARHGQFRDHSRGGESGRNTQILKGKLIVAKNPCLHPGDVRVLEAVNVPALHHMVDCIVFPQKGKRPHANECSGSDLDGDVYFVCWDPDLIPPRTFPPMDYTAAPTTVLDHDVTIEEVQEYFTDYLLNDSLGIICNAHTVFADRDPLMARSKECIELARLSSIAVDFPKTGVPAKIPRELRVKEYPDFMEKAADKRTYESQRVLGKLFRDVRDFAPDTSPVRSFTKEMASRSYDPDMEVDGFQKHIDEAFRYKSVYDNKLGNMMDYYGIKTEAEIISGSIMKVGKSFDKKRDFDSINYSIRSLRKQARAWFDESGNSPDDLYAKASAWYYVTYHPSYWGRYNEGMNRVHFLSFPWCVYDKLIDIKKGKALGGGGASRLTSVLVHRFSQAFI, from the exons ATGGATTATGATATTGTTCCAACGCGAATGGCCGCTGAGTATACCATAGATAACATAACACTGCACTTTGGATGTCAAGTTtccaaagaaaaattttatgCTCTCTGGAATAAGGAAAATGTTTCGGTAAAATTTGGTTTTGGAAACAGGAAAATCTACCTCTTCCTGGCGTACCTTTCTACAAAATACAAGCTCGAGCTATCTTACGAAAATATTTGGCAGATTGAGCTGCATCGACCTCGGGGACAAGCTAAGAAATTTCTCATTGTCCAG ATGCTCGGGGCCCCCAAGATTCTTAAGAAAGATACTGATGATCAGTGGGTCCGAGATGTTGATTTTTCTCCATCTTACTGCATTGGCCAATCTTCTGCTTTGTGCTTGGAGCTTCCATGCAGCGGCCAACTTCCTAATTTTCGGGAAAACTTTCCCTGTTATAAAGAAGATGAAGGTCGCTTCTTTCTGGAAGTGGGATCAACTTTCTGTCGCGTGTCAGATCTTGTTCCCATTTTGAGGGAAGCTCAAGGAATTGAACTGCCATATGACATCGTGTTTAAAGTCAATTCCTTGGTCCAGCATGGCTATCTTCCTGGACCAGCACTTGATGCAAGTTTCTACCGTTTGATCAATCCATCTAGAGTAAACATTGCACACATACAACATGCCCTTGAGAAACTGCATCATTCGATGGAGTGCTGTTATGATCCTGTAAGGTGGCTGCGGGAGGAATATCGGAAATGCATCTCCACTGGCAGACTTCCTACACCACCTGCAGTTGCCGTAGATGATGGATTGGTGCATGTACGTCGGGTTCAGATAACCCCTACTAAAGTGTACTTCCGCGGTCCAGAGGTGAATCTCTCCAATCGCGTTTTACGCAAATATCCTGATGATATTGATAACTTTCTCCGGGTTTCTTTTGTTGACGAGGATCTAGATAAACttttttcaacaaatatatCTCCACGGACATTTTCTGCAATCGAGGGGAGGCAAACCAAGATTTATCAAAGGATATTGTCGACTCAAAGAAATGGCATAGTTATTGGGTCTAAGAAGTTTGAGTTTCTAGGTTTCTCATCAAGTCAACTACGAGAAAGTTCTCTTTGGATGTTTGCCTCTAGAACTGGGCTTAGAGCAGCGGATATTAGAAAATGGATGGGTGATTTTCGTGAGATAAAGAATGTGGCCAAATATGCTGCTAGGCTTGGTCAGTCTTTTGGCTCATCAAGGGAAAGTTTCAATATTGATGAGaaggaaacagaaatcattCCGGATATAGAGGTTAGAAGTGGTGGAGTCGACTATGTATTCTCTGATGGTATTGGAAAGATTTCAGCAGCATTGGCACATAGCATAGCACAGAAATTTGGCTTTCTAAGTTTTACTCCATCCGCCTTTCAGATTAGATACGGCGGGTACAAAGGTGTTGTGGCTGTTGATCCCACTTCCTCAAAGAAATTGTCATTGAGGAGAAGTATGTCAAAGTACAAATCAACTAACACTAGCTTAGATATTTTGGGATGGAGCAAGTATCAGGCTTGTTATCTCAATCGTGAAGTGATTACTCTTCTATCCACCCTTGGAGTTAGGGACCACATTTTTCAAAGGAAGCAAAAAGAGGCCATAGCTCAACTAAATGCTATTTTAACTGATCCATCAAGTGCACAGGAGGCACTCGAGTTGATGGCTCCAGGAGAGAGCACAAACGTTCTGAAGGAAATGCTTGCATGCGGTTATAAACCGGGTGCAGAGCCATTTCTTGCAATGATGCTGCAAACATTCTGTGCATCAAAGTTGCTTGATTTGCGGACAAGAGCGCGGATATTTATTCCAAAAGGAAGAGCGATGATGGGATGCTTGGATGAAACCAGGACGTTGGGATATGGTCAAGCATTTGTTCAGTATTCTCTTGCTAGACATGGGCAGTTCCGTGATCATTCCAGAGGTGGCGAATCAGGGAGAAATACTCAGATTTTGAAGGGCAAGTTAATTGTCGCGAAAAACCCGTGTCTACACCCAGGAGACGTGCGGGTCTTAGAGGCTGTGAATGTGCCAGCTTTGCATCACATGGTGGATTGCATCGTTTTTCCCCAAAAAGGAAAGAG ACCACATGCAAATGAATGCTCGGGAAGTGATCTAGATGGAGATGTGTACTTTGTATGTTGGGACCCTGATCTTATTCCTCCTCGGACATTTCCACCCATGGATTATACGGCAGCACCAACTACGGTTCTGGATCATGATGTTACGATAGAG GAAGTTCAAGAGTATTTTACGGATTACCTTCTCAACGACAGCTTAGGGATCATTTGCAATGCTCACACGGTCTTTGCAGACAGGGACCCTCTCATGGCAAGAAGTAAAGAATGTATTGAGCTTGCTCGGCTGTCCTCAATCGCTGTTGACTTCCCCAAAACTGGGGTGCCAGCTAAAATCCCTCGCGAACTACGTGTCAAAGAATATCCAGATTTCATGGAAAAGGCAGCGGATAAACGTACCTATGAATCCCAGCGTGTGCTTGGAAAGCTTTTTCGAGATGTAAGAGACTTTGCTCCAGACACGAGTCCCGTAAGATCCTTCACTAAGGAAATGGCAAGTCGGTCTTATGACCCTGACATGGAAGTGGATGGATTTCAGAAGCATATCGACGAGGCTTTCCGATATAAAAGTGTGTATGATAACAAGTTGGGGAACATGATGGATTATTATGGGATCAAAACTGAGGCCGAAATAATCAGCGGTAGCATCATGAAAGTGGGGAAGTCCTTTGACAAGAAAAGAGACTTTGATTCTATTAATTATTCTATAAGGTCCTTGAGGAAGCAAGCTAGAGCCTGGTTTGACGAGAGCGGCAATAGCCCTGATGATCTTTACGCAAAAGCATCAGCTTGGTACTACGTCACATATCATCCTAGCTATTGGGGTCGCTACAACGAGGGAATGAACCGAGTTCATTTCCTCAGTTTTCCCTGGTGTGTTTACGACAAGCTAATTGACATTAAGAAGGGCAAAGCATTGGGTGGTGGAGGGGCTTCGCGGTTGACATCAGTACTGGTGCACCGGTTCAGTCAAGCTTTCATTTAG
- the LOC133705453 gene encoding two-component response regulator ORR21-like, producing the protein MAALQRVAPSLGTSASTYGSCKGAGADVLVSDQFPAGLRVLVVDDDITCLRLLEKMLRRCLYHVTTCSQATAALKLLRERKGCFDVVLSDVHMPDMDGFKLLELVGLEMDLPVIMMSADGRTSAVMRGISHGACDYLIKPIREEELKNIWQHVIRKKWNENKEQEHSGSFEDNDRHKRGNDAENASSVSEGAEGLLKGQKKRSIAKDEDDAELENDDPSASKKPRVVWSVELHQQFVSAVNHLGIDKAVPKRILELMNVPGLTRENVASHLQKFRLYLKRLSGVAQQGGISNPFCGLLDSNVKLNPLGRFDIQVLAASGQIPPQTLAALHAELFGHPAGSMVTTVDQPALLQASVQGPKCIPAEHGMAFGQPLVKCQTNMSKHFPQNVVSAEEVATGFVAWPSNSVGIVGPISNLGGMSSKNSNMLMDVVQQQKQQQQSPQLPSLPEPSRIINVQPSCLVVPSQSSATFQAGNSPASVNQNCSYSRSPMIDYSLLSPQSNNSSLNIGQISNGDLKTTGVSGYSGSGSISPLSSCSVNPDNSSQQGQSSTMTIRAARQLPGLGPNISNFQGSYGAKSSEVLDQGPLRNLGFVGKCTSIPSRLAVDEFESTMSNLEHEKLYMETNGNKVKQEPNGNAVKQEPNVEFMDNAKVLIPILPQLPPNISDLMSVFTE; encoded by the exons ATGGCTGCTTTGCAGCGAGTAGCGCCGAGCTTGGGCACGAGCGCAAGCACTTATGGATCGTGTAAAGGTGCAGGTGCAGATGTATTAGTGTCTGATCAGTTCCCGGCTGGTTTACGGGTTCTGGTAGTGGACGATGACATCACTTGCTTGAGATTGCTTGAGAAAATGCTTCGCCGCTGCCTTTATCACG TTACTACATGCTCCCAGGCCACAGCTGCTTTGAAACTTTTGAGGGAAAGGAAAGGCTGTTTTGATGTGGTACTAAGTGATGTCCATATGCCTGATATGGATGGATTTAAACTCCTTGAGCTTGTTGGGTTGGAAATGGACCTCCCAGTTATTA TGATGTCTGCTGATGGGAGAACAAGTGCTGTAATGAGAGGAATCAGTCATGGAGCTTGTGATTACTTGATTAAACCTATACGTGAAGAAGAGCTCAAGAATATATGGCAACATGTTATTAGGAAAAAGTGGAATGAGAACAAAGAACAAGAACATTCTGGAAGCTTTGAGGATAATGATCGGCATAAAAGAGGGAATGATGCTGAAAATGCATCTTCTGTTAGTGAAGGAGCAGAAGGACTTTTGAAAGGCCAAAAGAAGAGGAGCATTGCTAAAGATGAAGATGATGCTGAACTTGAAAATGATGATCCCTCTGCATCAAAGAAGCCACGTGTTGTGTGGTCAGTGGAGCTCCATCAGCAATTTGTCAGTGCTGTAAACCATCTTGGAATCGACA AGGCTGTACCTAAGCGAATTCTTGAGTTGATGAATGTGCCTGGTTTAACTAGAGAAAATGTTGCAAGTCATTTGCAG AAGTTTAGACTATATTTGAAGAGATTAAGTGGGGTTGCTCAACAAGGTGGGATTTCTAATCCGTTCTGTGGACTGTTGGACTCAAATGTAAAGCTTAATCCGCTTGGAAGATTTGACATCCAAGTTTTGGCCGCCTCTGGCCAGATTCCTCCACAAACATTAGCAGCACTGCATGCCGAGCTTTTTGGTCATCCTGCAGGCAGCATGGTTACAACAGTGGACCAACCAGCTCTTTTACAAGCATCCGTGCAGGGTCCAAAATGTATTCCTGCTGAACATGGTATGGCATTTGGTCAGCCATTAGTAAAATGTCAAACCAACATGTCTAAACATTTTCCACAAAATGTGGTCTCTGCTGAGGAAGTTGCTACAGGATTTGTAGCCTGGCCCTCTAACAGCGTTGGAATAGTAGGACCCATTAGCAATCTTGGAGGGATGAGCAGCAAAAATAGTAACATGTTAATGGACGTGGTGCAGCAGCAGAAACAGCAGCAACAATCACCACAGCTGCCATCATTACCAGAGCCTAGCCGTATAATTAATGTACAGCCATCTTGCCTTGTGGTCCCTTCCCAGTCATCAGCCACTTTTCAAGCTGGAAACAGTCCTGCTTCAGTCAATCAGAATTGCAGCTATAGCCGAAGTCCTATGATTGATTACAGTCTTCTGTCACCTCAATCAAATAATTCCTCATTGAATATTGGCCAAATATCAAATGGGGATCTCAAAACCACAGGTGTAAGTGGGTACTCGGGCTCAGGTTCCATATCTCCTTTGTCATCATGCTCTGTAAATCCTGACAATTCCTCTCAGCAAGGTCAAAGCTCAACCATGACAATTCGAGCTGCAAGACAATTACCAGGACTTGGTCCTAATATCTCTAACTTCCAAGGTTCCTATGGTGCTAAGTCAAGTGAAGTGCTTGATCAAGGTCCTCTTAGGAATCTTGGGTTTGTTGGTAAATGTACTAGCATTCCAAGCCGGTTGGCTGTGGATGAATTTGAATCAACAATGAGCAACTTggaacatgaaaaattatatatggagACAAACGGTAATAAAGTGAAGCAGGAGCCAAACGGTAATGCAGTGAAGCAGGAGCCAAACGTTGAATTTATGGATAACGCCAAAGTTCTCATCCCAATATTACCACAATTGCCCCCAAATATAAGTGATCTCATGAGTGTTTTCACAGAATAG
- the LOC133705681 gene encoding sec14 cytosolic factor — protein MDKTQQVIALTQLRKSVEKLGSSTEKYGDPTLVRFLIARSMDPEKAAKMFAQWLQWRAAFVPNGSIPDSEVQDELRRRKVFLQGLSRDGYPVLLVKANKHFPSKDQLQFKKFVVHLLDKAIASSFKGREIGNEKLIAILDLQQIAYKNIDARGLITGFQLLQAYYPERLAKCFILSMPWFFVSVWRMVSRFLEKATLEKVVIVTSEEERDFFVKEIGEEVLPEEYGGRAMLVAPQDVTVPPLEG, from the exons ATGGACAAAACCCAACAAGTAATTGCACTGACCCAGCTGAGGAAATCAGTTGAAAAGCTTGGTTCTTCCACCGAG AAGTATGGGGACCCAACACTGGTGAGGTTCTTAATTGCAAGATCAATGGACCCAGAAAAGGCAGCAAAGATGTTTGCACAGTGGCTGCAATGGAGGGCTGCATTTGTTCCAAACGGGTCTATCCCAGATTCTGAAGTTCAGGATGAATTGAGACGAAGAAAAGTCTTTTTGCAGGGTCTGTCAAGGGATGGATACCCAGTGTTGCTCGTGAAAGCAAACAAGCACTTTCCCTCGAAGGATCAACTCCAATTTAAGA AGTTTGTTGTTCATCTGCTTGACAAGGCCATTGCAAG CTCATTCAAAGGAAGAGAAATAGGAAATGAAAAGTTGATTGCCATACTTGATCTGCAGCAAATTGCATATAAGAACATTGATGCGCGTGGATTGATCACTGGATTTCAACTTTTGCAG gcTTACTATCCAGAGCGTTTGGCAAAGTGCTTCATTTTAAGTATGCCATGGTTCTTTGTTAGTGTTTGGAGGATGGTTTCTCGCTTCCTCGAGAAGGCCACATTGGAAAAG GTTGTGATAGTAACcagtgaagaagaaagagatttttttgTGAAGGAAATTGGTGAAGAAGTCTTGCCAGAAGAGTATGGTGGTCGAGCAATGCTTGTAGCTCCTCAAGATGTCACAGTGCCGCCGCTGGAGGGTTGA
- the LOC133704159 gene encoding uncharacterized protein LOC133704159, with the protein MANLAHPGSQTHLFTKFSHQPKKFTPPSRIRMSLQENAPSLAVVGVTGAVGQEFLSVLSDRDFPYRSIKMLASKRSAGKQLTFQDRNYMIEELTEDSFDGVDIALFSAGGSISKHFGPVAVDKGAIVVDNSSAFRMEEGIPLVIPEVNPEAMEGIKVGMGKGALIANPNCSTIICLMAATPLHRHAKVQRMVVSTYQAASGAGAAAMEELELQTREVLEGKPPTCNIFKQQYAFNLFSHNAPILSNGYNEEEMKLVKETRKIWNDMNVKVTATCIRVPVMRAHAESINLQFQQPLDEDTAKDILKSAPGVVVIDDRASNHFPTPLEVSNKDNVAVGRIRRDLSQDGNKGLDIFVCGDQIRKGAALNAIQIAEMLL; encoded by the exons ATGGCAAATCTCGCTCACCCCGGTAGCCAAACCCACCTATTCACCAAATTCTCCCATCAACCCAAAAAATTCACACCTCCTTCAAGAATCCGCATGTCCCTTCAAGAAAACGCCCCCTCCCTCGCTGTGGTTGGCGTCACTGGTGCAGTTGGCCAAGAATTCCTCTCTGTCCTCTCTGACCGTGACTTCCCTTACCGTTCCATCAAAATGCTGGCCTCTAAGCGCTCTGCTGGCAAGCAGCTCACGTTTCAAGATAGAAACTACATGATTGAAGAGCTGACAGAAGATAGCTTTGACGGGGTCGATATTGCGCTGTTTAGTGCTGGTGGGTCCATCAGTAAGCATTTTGGGCCGGTGGCTGTGGACAAGGGAGCCATTGTGGTGGATAATAGCTCGGCTTTTAGAATGGAAGAAGGGATTCCTTTGGTGATTCCCGAGGTTAATCCAGAGGCTATGGAAGGGATTAAAGTCGGGATGGGAAAGGGCGCTTTGATCGCCAATCCGAATTGTTCAACTATTATTTGTTTGATGGCGGCTACTCCTTTGCATAGGCATGCCAAG GTGCAACGAATGGTTGTTAGTACATATCAGGCAGCCAGTGGTGCTGGTGCTGCAGCAATGGAAGAGCTTGAGCTGCAGACTCGTGAG GTCTTGGAAGGAAAACCACCAACTTGCAACATCTTTAAGCAACAG TATGCTTTTAACTTGTTTTCACACAATGCACCTATTCTATCAAATGGTTATAATGAAGAGGAAATGAAATTAGTTAAAGAAACCAGAAAGATCTGG AATGACATGAATGTTAAAGTCACTGCTACATGTATACGTGTTCCTGTCATGCGTGCACATGCTGAAAGTATCAATCTTCAATTTCAGCAGCCCCTTGATGAG GATACGGCAAAAGATATTTTGAAGAGCGCTCCTGGGGTGGTGGTTATTGATGACCGAGCATCTAATCACTTTCCTACACCTTTGGAGGTATCAAACAAAGATAATGTTGCAGTTGGCAGGATTCGTCGTGATTTGTCACAAGATGGAAATAAGGG GTTGGATATATTTGTCTGTGGTGATCAAATACGCAAAGGAGCTGCACTTAATGCTATTCAGATTGCTGAGATGCTGCTATAG